A window from Citrobacter amalonaticus encodes these proteins:
- the rsmB gene encoding 16S rRNA (cytosine(967)-C(5))-methyltransferase RsmB produces MNKKLNLRSMAAQAVEQVVEQGHSLSNVLPPLQQKVSDKDKALLQELCFGVLRTLSQLDWLINKLMSRPMTGKQRTVHYLIMVGFYQLLHTRIPPHAALAETVEGAVAIKRPQLKGLINGVLRQFQRQQKVLLAEFASSDARFLHPGWLLKRLQKAYPTQWEAIIDANNQRPPMWLRVNRIHHTRDSWLALLENAGMKGFTHPDYPDAIRLETAAPVHTLPGFDEGWVTVQDASAQGCVAFLAPQNGEHILDLCAAPGGKTTHILEAAPEANVLAVDVDEQRLSRVYDNLKRLGMKAAVKQGDGRFPAQWCGEQQFDRILLDAPCSATGVIRRHPDIKWLRRDRDITELAKLQAEILDAVWPHLKSGGTLVYATCSVLPEENSQQVHAFLQRTTDAMLSETGTPEMPGLQNLPGAEDGDGFFYAKLIKK; encoded by the coding sequence ATGAATAAGAAACTTAACTTACGCAGTATGGCGGCGCAGGCCGTTGAACAGGTCGTCGAGCAAGGGCATTCACTGAGCAATGTCCTGCCGCCGCTACAACAAAAAGTCTCCGATAAAGACAAAGCGCTGCTACAGGAACTCTGTTTTGGGGTTCTGCGTACGCTGTCGCAACTCGACTGGTTGATCAACAAACTGATGTCCCGCCCAATGACGGGAAAACAGCGCACCGTGCATTACCTGATAATGGTGGGATTCTATCAATTACTGCATACCCGAATTCCTCCACATGCAGCGCTGGCGGAAACGGTCGAAGGTGCCGTAGCGATAAAGCGCCCGCAGCTTAAGGGGCTAATAAACGGTGTTCTGCGTCAGTTCCAGCGTCAACAAAAAGTACTGCTCGCGGAATTCGCCAGCAGCGACGCGCGTTTTCTGCACCCTGGCTGGCTACTTAAACGCCTGCAAAAGGCGTACCCCACCCAATGGGAAGCGATTATTGATGCCAACAATCAGCGCCCCCCGATGTGGCTACGTGTGAATCGCATACACCATACGCGCGACAGCTGGCTGGCATTGCTCGAAAACGCCGGGATGAAAGGTTTCACTCATCCCGACTATCCCGATGCCATCCGTCTGGAAACAGCAGCACCGGTCCATACGCTTCCTGGGTTCGATGAAGGATGGGTCACCGTTCAGGACGCCTCTGCTCAGGGGTGCGTGGCCTTCCTTGCTCCGCAAAACGGCGAACACATTTTAGATCTGTGTGCAGCACCAGGCGGTAAAACCACCCACATCCTCGAAGCGGCTCCCGAAGCAAACGTGCTGGCAGTTGATGTGGATGAACAACGACTCTCCCGCGTTTATGACAACCTGAAACGTCTTGGGATGAAAGCGGCGGTTAAGCAGGGTGATGGGCGTTTCCCTGCACAATGGTGCGGCGAGCAGCAGTTTGATCGTATCCTGTTAGATGCCCCCTGCTCTGCAACCGGAGTTATCCGTCGTCACCCGGATATCAAATGGCTTCGCCGCGATCGTGATATTACCGAACTGGCAAAGCTACAGGCTGAAATTCTTGATGCCGTCTGGCCGCATCTGAAATCCGGCGGCACGCTGGTCTATGCCACCTGTTCCGTTTTGCCGGAAGAGAACAGTCAGCAGGTTCACGCCTTCTTACAGCGTACGACGGATGCCATGCTGAGCGAGACAGGCACACCCGAAATGCCGGGTCTTCAAAATCTGCCGGGTGCAGAAGACGGTGATGGCTTCTTTTACGCTAAGCTAATCAAAAAGTGA
- the fmt gene encoding methionyl-tRNA formyltransferase codes for MSDSLRIIFAGTPDFAARHLDALLSSEHHVVGVFTQPDRPAGRGKKLMPSPVKVLAEVKGIPVFQPVSLRPQENQHLVSDLNADVMVVVAYGLILPKAVLDMPRLGCINVHGSLLPRWRGAAPIQRSLWAGDAETGVTIMQMDVGLDTGDMLYKLACPITAKDTSGTLYDKLADLGPQGLIETLKQLAEGRANPQVQDESLVTHAEKLSKEEARIDWSLSATQLERCIRAFNPWPMSWLEIDGQPVKVWQASVIATPTLAEPGTILDATKQGIQVATGNGVLNLLSLQPAGKKAMSAQDLLNSRREWFIPGNRLV; via the coding sequence GTGTCAGACTCACTACGTATTATTTTTGCGGGTACACCTGACTTTGCAGCGCGTCATCTTGACGCGCTGTTGTCTTCTGAACATCACGTCGTCGGGGTATTTACCCAGCCCGATCGCCCGGCAGGTCGGGGAAAAAAACTGATGCCGAGCCCGGTAAAAGTGCTGGCAGAGGTAAAAGGCATACCGGTTTTCCAACCCGTTTCCTTGCGCCCGCAGGAAAACCAGCACCTGGTTTCTGACCTGAATGCAGATGTTATGGTCGTCGTCGCGTATGGTCTGATTCTGCCGAAAGCCGTGCTGGATATGCCGCGTCTCGGCTGCATTAACGTCCACGGTTCGCTGCTGCCGCGCTGGCGCGGCGCGGCGCCCATTCAACGTTCTCTTTGGGCTGGGGACGCCGAAACGGGCGTGACCATTATGCAAATGGACGTGGGTCTCGATACGGGCGATATGCTCTATAAGCTCGCCTGCCCCATCACCGCGAAAGACACCAGCGGCACGCTGTACGACAAGCTGGCGGATCTTGGTCCGCAGGGGCTGATCGAAACGCTGAAGCAGTTAGCTGAGGGCCGTGCAAATCCGCAAGTGCAGGATGAATCGCTAGTCACTCACGCAGAAAAGCTCAGTAAAGAAGAAGCGCGCATCGACTGGTCGCTTTCTGCGACACAACTGGAACGTTGCATTCGCGCATTCAATCCCTGGCCAATGAGCTGGCTGGAAATTGACGGCCAGCCGGTAAAAGTCTGGCAGGCATCCGTAATAGCGACGCCGACGCTGGCAGAACCGGGAACCATCCTTGACGCCACGAAACAAGGCATTCAGGTCGCGACCGGCAATGGAGTCCTGAACCTGCTCTCATTGCAACCCGCCGGGAAAAAAGCGATGAGCGCCCAGGATCTTCTGAATTCACGTCGGGAATGGTTCATTCCTGGCAACCGTCTGGTCTGA
- the def gene encoding peptide deformylase: MSVLQVLHIPDERLRKVAKPVEEVNAEIQRIVDDMFETMYAEEGIGLAATQVDIHQRIIVIDVSENRDERLVLINPELLEKEGETGIEEGCLSIPEQRALVPRAEKVKVRALDREGKPFELEADGLLAICIQHEMDHLVGKLFIDYLSPLKQQRIRQKVEKLDRLNARA; encoded by the coding sequence ATGTCAGTTTTGCAAGTGTTACATATTCCGGACGAGCGCCTTCGCAAAGTCGCAAAGCCGGTAGAAGAAGTGAATGCAGAAATTCAGCGTATCGTCGATGATATGTTTGAGACGATGTACGCGGAAGAAGGTATTGGCCTCGCAGCAACGCAGGTTGATATTCATCAGCGGATTATCGTCATTGACGTGTCGGAAAATCGTGACGAACGCCTGGTGTTAATTAACCCGGAACTGCTGGAAAAAGAAGGCGAGACCGGTATTGAAGAAGGTTGTCTGTCTATTCCGGAACAGCGTGCTTTAGTGCCGCGTGCTGAGAAAGTGAAAGTTCGCGCGCTCGATCGCGAGGGTAAACCGTTTGAACTGGAAGCCGACGGCCTGCTGGCTATCTGTATTCAGCACGAGATGGATCACCTGGTCGGTAAACTGTTTATCGATTATTTGTCACCGCTGAAGCAGCAACGTATTCGTCAGAAAGTTGAGAAACTCGACCGCCTGAACGCACGAGCTTAA